Proteins from a genomic interval of Paenibacillus lentus:
- a CDS encoding carbohydrate binding domain-containing protein has protein sequence MTNASYALAGSTASTFSAVSQITAAASEAASASTATLANPATLVSAAASVSNASSQNGIFSWDNANVYFVLTDRFKDGDPSNNNAYGRPQRDATGKNIGTFHGGDLKGLTEKLREGYFTDLGTNVIWISAPYEQMHGWVGGGTGGDFAHYGYHGYYALDFSMMDRNMGTVSDMREFVDLAHSQGIRVVLDVVLNHPGYSTLQDMEDYNFGARNGIGASWTPGSGQNWHSFHDFIDYNNSSAWSSWWGSWVRAGVSGYENCGHSDLTQCVGDLPDFRTDVTSNVGLAPLLKTKWAKETVGHDAWIVPAASGLRKDLGIAPADHIIKMLASWVEEFGIDGFRADTAKHVELNRWKQLKNESSAALQRWRQNNPGKPGADWSDDFWMTGEVWGHGVGKSEYFNNGFDSVINFSFQDSNLNALEGIYADYASKINSDPSFNVLSYISSHDTRLYDRSSLIQAGSALLLLPGGVQTFYGDEAARAFGETGSDPQQGTRSSMNWNGLNQNVLSHWQKVGQFRSNHLSVGAGSHAKLADAPYTFKRTYSKNGIEDQVVVVMGASGTTNVNVSSAFSDGSTVRDAYTGNETVVSGGIATFTAHANGLILIEQTAESSLPAVSASPAGGNFKTETLTITLRVTKADGGKYTLDGSDPSAGIPFTDGTEITIGSDMEFDDSATLRLYAENGEGSSVQQYQYTKKDPDAGLTIYFKKPADWVAPHLYYYETSPKVSEPSWATAPAMTKVAGDWYSYKIEGVDSATLIFKDNSGKQNPGQNQAGLVRTADGWYDGVQWHESNPDEPGDIEEPNKVTVYYKQGYATPYIHYRPEGGTWTASPGIAMEASEVPGYSKYTVDIGSASRLEACFTDGQGNWDSNNMRNYFFNIGTWTYNGNGQIVSGPPLLAAAA, from the coding sequence GTGACCAATGCGTCTTACGCACTGGCTGGGAGCACTGCCAGTACTTTTAGCGCGGTAAGCCAGATCACAGCGGCGGCAAGTGAAGCCGCATCCGCAAGTACGGCTACTTTGGCGAATCCTGCTACTCTAGTGAGTGCTGCCGCTTCGGTGAGTAATGCTAGTTCGCAGAACGGGATTTTTAGCTGGGATAATGCAAACGTTTACTTCGTGTTGACGGATCGTTTTAAGGATGGTGATCCGAGCAATAACAATGCCTACGGACGTCCGCAGAGAGATGCCACCGGGAAGAATATCGGAACGTTTCACGGTGGAGATTTGAAGGGCTTGACGGAGAAGCTTCGCGAGGGTTATTTTACGGATCTGGGCACGAACGTCATCTGGATTTCTGCTCCGTATGAGCAGATGCATGGCTGGGTCGGAGGCGGTACCGGGGGAGATTTTGCCCATTACGGCTACCACGGATACTATGCGCTCGACTTTTCGATGATGGATCGTAATATGGGGACGGTTAGTGATATGCGGGAGTTTGTGGATTTAGCGCATTCTCAGGGCATTCGTGTCGTGTTGGACGTCGTTCTCAATCATCCGGGTTATTCGACACTGCAGGATATGGAGGATTACAATTTTGGGGCCAGAAACGGCATCGGTGCCAGCTGGACGCCAGGCAGCGGCCAAAACTGGCATAGCTTCCATGACTTTATCGACTATAATAACTCATCCGCCTGGTCAAGCTGGTGGGGCAGCTGGGTTCGTGCTGGGGTTAGCGGGTATGAAAATTGCGGTCATAGCGATTTGACTCAGTGCGTAGGTGACCTGCCTGATTTCAGGACGGATGTAACCAGTAATGTAGGTCTCGCCCCTCTTTTGAAGACAAAATGGGCTAAGGAAACAGTGGGCCATGATGCTTGGATCGTTCCAGCAGCATCGGGCTTGCGTAAAGACCTTGGAATCGCCCCAGCCGACCATATCATTAAAATGCTGGCGTCTTGGGTTGAGGAGTTCGGGATTGATGGTTTCAGGGCAGATACGGCTAAGCATGTAGAACTGAACCGTTGGAAGCAGCTTAAGAACGAGAGCAGCGCAGCGTTGCAGAGATGGAGACAGAACAATCCGGGTAAGCCGGGAGCCGATTGGAGCGACGACTTTTGGATGACCGGGGAGGTATGGGGTCACGGCGTCGGTAAGAGTGAGTATTTTAATAATGGCTTTGACTCGGTGATCAATTTCAGCTTCCAGGACAGCAATCTCAACGCCTTGGAAGGGATTTATGCTGACTATGCATCTAAAATTAACAGTGATCCGAGTTTCAATGTGCTGAGCTATATTTCATCGCATGATACTCGTTTATATGATCGCAGCAGCTTGATTCAGGCGGGAAGCGCGTTGCTATTGTTACCGGGTGGAGTGCAAACGTTCTATGGGGATGAGGCAGCCAGAGCTTTTGGCGAGACGGGCTCAGATCCGCAGCAGGGGACTCGCTCTTCGATGAATTGGAATGGCTTAAATCAAAATGTATTGTCGCACTGGCAAAAGGTTGGTCAATTCCGTAGCAATCACCTTTCGGTTGGGGCAGGCAGCCACGCAAAACTTGCGGATGCGCCGTATACGTTTAAACGGACATATTCGAAGAATGGGATTGAGGATCAAGTGGTTGTTGTCATGGGTGCTTCAGGTACAACAAACGTTAATGTATCCTCGGCGTTTTCAGACGGCAGCACGGTACGCGATGCTTACACTGGCAATGAAACCGTTGTGTCGGGCGGGATTGCCACATTTACAGCGCATGCTAACGGTTTGATCCTGATTGAGCAGACCGCCGAATCGTCCTTGCCAGCTGTGTCGGCATCGCCAGCAGGAGGTAACTTTAAGACGGAGACATTGACGATCACCCTTCGTGTAACTAAAGCTGATGGTGGGAAATATACGTTGGATGGCAGTGACCCTTCAGCAGGTATTCCATTCACGGACGGTACGGAAATTACGATCGGTTCTGATATGGAATTTGATGATTCCGCCACACTGCGATTATATGCGGAGAATGGGGAAGGTTCCTCTGTACAGCAATATCAATATACGAAGAAAGATCCGGATGCAGGTTTGACGATCTACTTCAAAAAGCCGGCAGATTGGGTTGCGCCGCATCTTTATTATTATGAAACATCACCTAAGGTAAGTGAGCCGAGCTGGGCTACAGCACCGGCAATGACGAAAGTTGCGGGAGATTGGTATTCTTACAAAATCGAAGGCGTAGACAGTGCAACGCTAATATTCAAGGATAACTCAGGTAAGCAGAATCCAGGCCAAAATCAGGCGGGGCTCGTACGAACAGCAGATGGATGGTATGACGGTGTACAATGGCATGAATCGAACCCTGACGAACCTGGTGATATCGAGGAGCCAAATAAGGTAACGGTTTATTACAAGCAAGGTTATGCTACGCCGTATATTCACTATCGTCCTGAGGGCGGGACGTGGACGGCGTCACCAGGAATCGCGATGGAAGCGTCGGAAGTGCCGGGCTACAGCAAATATACGGTGGATATCGGCAGCGCCTCTCGTTTAGAAGCGTGCTTTACAGACGGTCAAGGGAATTGGGACAGCAATAATATGAGAAATTACTTCTTTAATATTGGTACTTGGACGTATAACGGGAATGGACAAATCGTATCGGGTCCTCCACTGCTAGCTGCAGCAGCCTGA
- a CDS encoding CotH kinase family protein, with product MRLRLKANLRTLSLAAVMCLSLAACSNSILNAPASDSSSSNSSSTSNSAYNRTSGTATEQLLDEVVFPKDKIIDVKITMNEDDFQDMLNNASAEEYKPASVNYNGQQVDNIGIRTKGNLTLRSVVQMPDSDRYSFKLSFNEYVNQTLGGLEKINLNNNYSDASYMREYLAYELAESLGLPTPKYSFVNVYVNDELWGFYLAVEQIGTSYLERHFDNAYGALYKGVMTGSGSDLLWLDDDPKSYTGLELKSNSHNGNVLIDMLDELNHGTDYESVLFVDNALKYIALNVVTNNTDSYIGGNKQNYYLYEVDGVFSILPWDFNMAFGGLGGGGMGMGRGGAERNQLAGNAETGASIAPEAETRQDTSTGDETNQRADQVQRPSGTSLFIDEPTQGALAERPLIAKLLAVDAYKERYHSIIEEAIQGYLSEDKFSTRVEQLNQMIAAYVKQDPTAFYTYEEYQQGVAQLVAANARQVDNIAQQLDGTIPSSGDGSGSGGMGGGMRGGMGGNMGGRFDAGAAPDTSTHINTPTTAGEQGTGAQPGTTPLEAGQGAPSQQGAIPIQTEQEASNLQSVIPSQSEQEVPNLHGALPSQTEIEESLIQEEAPAWDNQPFVPDRPMPQGESEVRRRAPDGMGFGGRAGGFGPQNTQQQGSTSEAITAGISLLVLLAVSAFVLYFRRKRL from the coding sequence ATGAGATTGCGCTTGAAGGCCAATCTGCGGACTCTCTCTCTTGCGGCGGTAATGTGCTTGAGTCTCGCAGCATGCTCTAACTCTATTTTGAATGCTCCAGCTTCTGATTCTTCTTCCAGCAATAGCAGCTCGACTTCCAACAGTGCTTATAACCGAACATCTGGAACAGCCACAGAGCAACTGCTAGACGAGGTTGTATTCCCCAAAGACAAAATCATTGATGTAAAAATAACAATGAACGAGGACGACTTCCAGGATATGCTGAATAATGCTAGTGCAGAGGAGTATAAGCCGGCTTCGGTGAATTACAACGGGCAACAAGTCGACAATATCGGCATCCGTACTAAAGGGAATCTCACACTACGCAGTGTGGTCCAAATGCCCGACTCCGATCGGTATAGCTTTAAGCTGTCTTTTAATGAGTATGTCAATCAAACCTTGGGCGGCTTGGAAAAAATCAATCTCAACAACAATTACAGCGATGCCTCGTATATGCGGGAATATCTCGCTTATGAGCTGGCAGAATCGCTAGGATTGCCGACACCTAAATATTCATTTGTCAATGTTTATGTCAATGACGAGCTTTGGGGGTTCTACCTGGCGGTGGAGCAAATCGGCACCTCCTATCTGGAGCGGCATTTTGACAATGCCTACGGGGCATTGTACAAAGGCGTGATGACAGGCTCCGGCAGCGATTTGCTCTGGCTGGACGACGACCCGAAGTCCTACACTGGCCTGGAACTGAAGTCCAACTCCCATAACGGAAATGTGCTGATCGATATGCTGGACGAGCTGAATCACGGCACCGATTACGAAAGTGTCCTCTTCGTCGATAATGCTTTAAAATATATTGCTTTAAACGTGGTCACCAACAATACGGACAGCTACATTGGCGGCAACAAACAAAACTATTATTTATACGAGGTAGACGGCGTGTTCTCCATTCTGCCTTGGGATTTCAATATGGCCTTTGGTGGATTGGGCGGCGGTGGTATGGGCATGGGACGAGGCGGCGCAGAGCGCAACCAACTGGCCGGAAACGCAGAAACAGGCGCATCCATAGCCCCTGAGGCTGAAACACGCCAAGATACTTCAACAGGTGATGAAACCAACCAGCGCGCGGATCAGGTGCAAAGGCCGTCCGGTACATCGCTGTTCATTGACGAGCCTACACAAGGCGCACTGGCAGAGCGGCCGCTCATCGCTAAGCTCCTGGCCGTTGACGCTTATAAGGAGCGATACCATAGCATTATTGAAGAAGCAATCCAGGGCTATTTGTCAGAGGACAAATTCTCAACCCGGGTCGAACAACTGAACCAAATGATTGCCGCGTATGTGAAGCAGGACCCTACAGCTTTTTATACGTACGAAGAGTATCAGCAGGGCGTGGCGCAATTAGTGGCTGCCAATGCAAGGCAAGTCGACAATATTGCACAACAGCTGGACGGAACGATTCCGTCCTCGGGTGACGGCTCAGGCAGCGGTGGCATGGGTGGAGGCATGAGAGGCGGCATGGGCGGCAATATGGGGGGAAGATTCGACGCAGGTGCAGCTCCTGACACATCGACCCATATCAATACTCCGACTACAGCAGGAGAGCAGGGTACTGGGGCTCAACCAGGGACGACTCCATTGGAGGCTGGGCAAGGAGCACCCAGTCAACAAGGGGCGATCCCCATACAGACTGAGCAAGAGGCGTCGAATCTACAAAGTGTCATTCCATCACAGTCAGAGCAAGAAGTGCCAAATTTGCATGGTGCCCTTCCCTCACAGACAGAGATAGAAGAATCGCTTATACAAGAGGAAGCACCTGCCTGGGACAATCAGCCATTTGTTCCTGACAGGCCAATGCCTCAGGGAGAGTCCGAAGTCAGAAGACGCGCTCCAGACGGAATGGGCTTCGGAGGTAGAGCAGGCGGCTTCGGACCTCAAAACACTCAGCAGCAGGGCAGCACCTCAGAAGCCATTACGGCAGGTATTTCACTGCTAGTTTTGCTTGCCGTCAGCGCATTCGTACTTTATTTCCGGCGAAAGCGGCTTTAG